The following proteins are encoded in a genomic region of Dyadobacter sp. UC 10:
- a CDS encoding helix-turn-helix transcriptional regulator: protein MNDTQSVTFDLTTIRKIWRSDILQSEVKEIEGYLRETPLLIDTLNLRNSSVAIIDIQTMRYLCCLGDAEQVIGWKNEILMQEGVRFFLSKILPSDYIGFEIMSAMTTDYVCKLDDQKVLSFKSLFDFRMVRPDGSLTRIMHQGVALKRDTLGNISFLLALISDITHLKRDGRQHLHLTHGSENLIYEVNNETGISRKLESLSDREREIARLIGKKLTSEDIAKKLFISTHTVNTHRQNMLKKLDMGDTMELINFLTVYQLL from the coding sequence ATGAACGATACTCAGTCAGTTACTTTTGACTTAACCACAATCAGGAAAATATGGAGATCAGATATACTCCAATCAGAAGTAAAAGAAATAGAAGGATATTTAAGAGAAACGCCATTACTGATTGACACCCTTAACCTTCGGAACTCGTCCGTAGCCATTATCGACATTCAGACCATGCGCTACCTTTGCTGCCTGGGAGACGCTGAACAGGTTATTGGATGGAAAAACGAGATTTTGATGCAGGAAGGGGTACGGTTTTTTCTTTCCAAAATTCTCCCCTCGGACTACATTGGATTTGAAATCATGTCGGCTATGACGACTGATTACGTCTGTAAACTGGATGATCAAAAGGTCCTTTCATTCAAATCATTATTCGATTTCAGAATGGTCCGGCCAGATGGGAGTTTAACCAGGATCATGCATCAGGGAGTTGCATTGAAGCGCGATACATTAGGTAATATATCTTTTTTACTTGCGCTGATTTCGGATATCACACATTTAAAGCGTGACGGACGGCAGCACTTACACCTCACGCACGGCTCCGAAAATCTGATTTATGAAGTAAATAATGAAACAGGTATTTCCAGGAAACTTGAAAGCCTTAGTGATCGCGAACGTGAAATTGCGAGACTGATAGGTAAAAAGCTTACAAGCGAAGACATTGCGAAAAAGCTTTTTATCAGTACACACACTGTCAACACACATAGACAAAACATGCTCAAAAAGCTGGATATGGGTGATACCATGGAGCTGATCAACTTTTTAACAGTATATCAACTTCTTTAG
- a CDS encoding pesticin C-terminus-like muramidase produces the protein MAKYSFTYHQEIGHQGQSLVPHFPGGRSGVTIGPGYDMGHRTPQEIYADLTAAGIDPETAYAFIDAAEKTGHEAASWVAERGGIFITEQQQRSLFEHVLVPEYEQRTMDQIASFVNTHPEAVPENIDWETLSARQKGILFDYVYNTGSLARFPELTTAVLNEDWETVSMHYERFSDDQPLVYRNEMFYREFLDPEYIHENEEVKNRNDLPAEEDKLLDQQISELYSEDDISDNTDNAQAKDSGEWYEHI, from the coding sequence ATGGCAAAATATTCCTTTACCTATCATCAGGAAATAGGCCACCAGGGACAAAGCTTAGTCCCGCATTTTCCGGGAGGCAGATCTGGCGTTACCATCGGACCAGGTTACGACATGGGACATCGCACACCTCAGGAAATTTACGCGGACCTTACTGCCGCAGGTATCGATCCGGAGACCGCATATGCATTTATAGACGCCGCTGAAAAAACGGGCCATGAAGCCGCGAGCTGGGTAGCTGAACGCGGCGGGATTTTTATTACCGAGCAACAACAGCGAAGCCTTTTCGAGCATGTTCTTGTCCCGGAATATGAACAAAGGACAATGGATCAGATTGCCAGCTTCGTTAACACACATCCTGAGGCGGTGCCGGAAAATATTGATTGGGAAACCTTGTCTGCCAGACAAAAGGGGATCCTTTTCGACTATGTATACAATACCGGTTCGCTGGCAAGGTTCCCCGAATTGACTACGGCTGTGTTAAATGAAGACTGGGAAACAGTTTCGATGCATTACGAGCGCTTCTCAGACGATCAGCCGCTGGTTTATAGAAATGAAATGTTCTACCGCGAATTTCTTGATCCGGAGTATATTCATGAAAATGAAGAAGTTAAAAATAGGAACGACCTGCCGGCTGAAGAAGACAAGCTTCTCGACCAGCAAATAAGTGAGCTGTATTCCGAAGACGATATCAGCGATAACACGGACAACGCGCAGGCAAAAGATTCCGGCGAATGGTACGAGCACATTTGA